From Chryseobacterium salivictor, a single genomic window includes:
- a CDS encoding glycoside hydrolase family 25 protein — protein MAKRTVKRRTTRKIHKKRRRHFLLRREILLLFLALALFGTGFYLKQKIAFYYAMYFNKFEHKKLSNSEREENRINRIIGDYADKTFGMDVSHYQKKEDITWDSLSIGNRAIPIKFVVLRATMGNRSADKHFDEFWQLSKKHELIRGAYHFYRADEDPVMQANNFLDNVKLESGDLPPILDIEKIPRKKSTKKLIEDLKIWCRIVEEAYGVKPIIYTYYHYHKDFLKGEFDDYPMWLANYNDVPQPSPDADWKIWQFTENGIVYGINTKVDLNVFNGNLWSLKRLTLD, from the coding sequence ATGGCCAAGAGAACTGTTAAAAGAAGAACCACCCGGAAAATTCATAAAAAACGCAGGAGACATTTTCTTCTGCGCCGGGAAATTTTATTGCTTTTTTTGGCTTTGGCATTATTCGGAACCGGCTTTTATTTAAAGCAGAAAATCGCGTTTTATTATGCGATGTATTTCAATAAGTTCGAACATAAAAAACTGTCGAATTCTGAAAGGGAAGAAAACAGAATCAACAGGATTATCGGTGATTACGCCGATAAAACTTTTGGGATGGATGTTTCTCATTACCAAAAAAAAGAAGATATTACCTGGGACAGTTTAAGTATCGGGAACCGCGCTATTCCTATAAAATTTGTGGTTCTGCGGGCGACGATGGGCAACAGATCTGCTGATAAACATTTTGATGAGTTTTGGCAGCTTTCGAAAAAACATGAACTCATCCGGGGAGCATATCATTTTTACAGAGCCGATGAAGATCCTGTAATGCAGGCCAATAATTTTCTCGACAATGTGAAACTGGAATCCGGAGACCTACCACCGATTTTAGATATTGAAAAAATTCCGCGGAAAAAATCGACCAAGAAATTAATTGAAGATCTGAAGATTTGGTGCCGGATAGTCGAAGAAGCGTACGGCGTGAAACCGATTATTTACACTTATTACCATTATCACAAAGATTTTCTGAAAGGCGAGTTTGATGATTATCCGATGTGGCTGGCGAATTATAACGATGTGCCACAACCGTCACCCGATGCTGACTGGAAAATCTGGCAGTTCACCGAAAACGGAATCGTATACGGAATCAATACCAAAGTAGATCTGAATGTTTTCAACGGGAATCTGTGGTCGCTGAAAAGGTTGACTTTAGATTAA
- the uvrC gene encoding excinuclease ABC subunit UvrC: MNADLELQLKTLPSDPGVYRYYDKKGNLLYVGKAKNLKKRVLSYFNKNQPGYRTKIMVAKIFRLETTVVNSEYDALLLENNLIKEHQPFYNVMLKDDKTYPWICIKNEDFPRVFLTRTKIKDGSEYFGPYAKVRPAKVLLDTIKHLYKIRTCNLNLSPKKIAEGKYRVCLEYHIKNCEGPCEMLELKESYDRKIDAIRGIIKGDFRTAKEYLTNQMIAFAKNLEFENAQTIKEKIDLLEDFQHKHTVVNPNIDDVDVFGMTSDETAAYINYFKIQNGNIIQSFTTEIKKILEESDEDMLEEAMIEIRQKFNSDSKEILIPFHLTLEIPNVKLIVPKVGDKKRIVELSEKNAKEYRVEKLKQVQIVDPERHTNRIMAEMQKLLRMPVEPRHIEGFDNSNIQGTNPVSACVVFKDGKPSKADYRIFHPKTVVGPDDYKTMEEVIYRRYKRLLEEAEPLPQLILIDGGKGQLSSAVKSLKLLGLYGKITIIGIAKRLEEIYFPEDSIPLYLDKKSETLKILQRVRDESHRFGVKHHRTRRKNSTIKSELDEIPGVGEKTIEMLLQKLKSVKRIKESNLETLEEILGKSKGKVVWEYFNPN; encoded by the coding sequence ATGAATGCTGATCTTGAACTTCAACTGAAAACTTTGCCATCCGATCCCGGAGTTTATCGGTATTATGATAAAAAAGGTAATTTACTCTACGTTGGAAAAGCGAAGAATTTAAAGAAAAGAGTACTTTCTTACTTTAATAAAAATCAGCCGGGTTACCGTACGAAAATTATGGTCGCCAAAATATTCCGGCTGGAAACTACCGTCGTGAATAGCGAATACGACGCGCTTTTGTTGGAAAATAATTTAATTAAAGAACATCAGCCGTTTTACAATGTCATGCTCAAAGATGACAAAACCTATCCCTGGATCTGCATTAAAAATGAAGATTTTCCGCGTGTTTTTTTAACGCGGACGAAAATTAAAGATGGTTCAGAATATTTCGGACCTTATGCGAAAGTCCGCCCAGCCAAGGTTTTGCTCGATACCATCAAACACCTCTATAAAATCCGGACCTGTAATCTGAACCTTTCACCCAAAAAAATTGCGGAAGGAAAATATAGGGTTTGCCTGGAATATCATATCAAAAACTGCGAAGGTCCCTGCGAAATGCTGGAATTGAAAGAAAGTTATGATAGAAAAATTGATGCGATACGCGGAATTATTAAAGGTGATTTCCGGACGGCGAAAGAATATCTGACCAATCAGATGATAGCTTTTGCTAAAAATTTGGAATTTGAAAATGCTCAGACAATAAAGGAGAAAATCGATTTGCTGGAAGATTTTCAGCACAAGCACACGGTGGTCAATCCAAACATTGATGATGTAGATGTTTTTGGGATGACGAGCGATGAAACTGCGGCCTACATTAATTATTTTAAAATTCAGAACGGAAATATTATCCAGAGTTTCACCACAGAAATAAAGAAAATTCTGGAGGAATCTGACGAAGATATGCTGGAAGAAGCGATGATTGAGATTCGCCAGAAATTTAATTCTGATTCTAAAGAAATTCTGATTCCTTTTCATTTAACATTAGAAATTCCTAACGTGAAACTGATTGTTCCTAAAGTCGGGGATAAGAAAAGAATCGTGGAACTGTCTGAAAAAAATGCCAAAGAATACCGTGTTGAAAAACTGAAACAGGTTCAAATCGTAGATCCCGAAAGACATACCAACCGAATCATGGCAGAGATGCAGAAACTGCTTCGGATGCCTGTGGAACCGCGACATATTGAAGGTTTTGACAACTCGAATATTCAGGGAACAAATCCCGTTTCCGCTTGCGTCGTTTTTAAAGATGGAAAACCCAGCAAAGCCGATTATCGTATTTTCCATCCTAAAACGGTGGTAGGTCCGGACGATTATAAGACGATGGAAGAAGTGATTTACCGGCGGTACAAAAGGCTTTTAGAAGAAGCAGAACCTTTGCCGCAGCTTATTTTAATTGATGGTGGAAAAGGCCAGCTTTCGTCTGCTGTAAAAAGTTTGAAGCTGCTCGGTCTGTACGGAAAAATCACCATCATCGGAATTGCAAAACGCTTGGAAGAAATCTATTTCCCCGAAGATTCTATTCCGTTATATCTCGATAAAAAATCTGAAACTTTAAAAATACTGCAAAGAGTTCGGGACGAATCGCATCGTTTTGGCGTGAAACATCACCGAACCAGACGCAAAAATTCAACCATCAAATCCGAACTCGATGAAATTCCCGGAGTGGGTGAAAAGACGATTGAAATGTTGCTTCAGAAACTGAAATCAGTCAAGAGAATTAAAGAATCGAATTTAGAGACTCTGGAAGAAATTCTGGGAAAATCGAAAGGGAAAGTGGTTTGGGAGTATTTTAATCCGAATTAA